Proteins from a single region of Syntrophales bacterium:
- a CDS encoding AAA family ATPase, which produces MKRIVVASMAAGDGKTSMIVGIAGAIGKKIGYLKPFGDRLLYRKKRLWDYDAALVTRVFRLKEKAEDITVGFRHAKLGYLADEGTAREKVLEILDGVSPDCEYLFVEGGKGLAYGLSIHLDSLSLRRYLNGTLLFVANGSGEDGGLDDLLALQKYLAAEKDTLSGVIINKIKDPDDYREVFLPRIERLGIPVLGLVPERRELGCLSGNHLADRLFATVLTGEEHLGRLIENVLVMPMDLSEARKHPLFSAPGKLVMTDGNRPDLVEAALEGDTSCVLLTGGMEPPEGLVTRARDLGIPMLLVSLDLLSSIRQVDRIEPLLMQNDTVRIGILEDLVRENVRLEAILS; this is translated from the coding sequence ATGAAGAGAATCGTCGTCGCGTCGATGGCGGCGGGTGACGGGAAAACGAGCATGATTGTCGGGATCGCAGGAGCGATCGGAAAGAAGATCGGATACCTGAAGCCTTTCGGGGATCGCCTTCTCTACCGGAAAAAGAGGCTCTGGGACTATGATGCAGCCCTGGTCACCAGGGTCTTCCGTTTGAAGGAGAAGGCGGAAGACATCACCGTCGGGTTTCGCCACGCCAAGCTCGGCTATCTGGCCGATGAAGGGACGGCCCGGGAAAAAGTCCTGGAAATCCTCGACGGTGTCTCGCCGGACTGTGAATATCTCTTTGTCGAAGGGGGGAAAGGCCTGGCGTACGGCCTGTCCATTCACCTGGATTCCCTTTCCCTGAGGCGCTATCTGAACGGAACCCTCCTGTTCGTGGCGAACGGGTCGGGCGAAGACGGCGGCCTGGACGACCTGCTGGCGCTTCAGAAATACCTGGCGGCGGAAAAGGACACCCTCTCGGGAGTCATCATCAACAAGATCAAGGATCCGGACGATTATCGCGAGGTGTTCCTGCCGCGCATCGAGCGGCTGGGGATCCCCGTTCTGGGACTTGTCCCGGAGCGGAGGGAGCTCGGCTGCCTGTCGGGCAACCATCTGGCGGATCGCCTTTTCGCCACCGTTCTCACCGGGGAGGAGCATCTGGGCCGGCTGATCGAAAACGTGCTCGTCATGCCCATGGATCTCTCGGAGGCCAGAAAGCATCCCCTCTTTTCCGCACCGGGCAAGCTGGTCATGACGGACGGGAACAGACCCGACCTGGTCGAGGCCGCTCTCGAGGGAGACACCTCCTGCGTCCTGTTGACGGGCGGCATGGAGCCGCCGGAGGGTCTTGTCACGAGAGCCCGGGATCTGGGCATACCCATGCTGCTCGTGTCCCTGGACCTTCTTTCCTCCATCCGGCAGGTCGATCGAATCGAGCCCCTGCTCATGCAGAACGACACCGTCAGGATCGGAATCCTGGAAGACCTGGTGAGAGAGAACGTCCGGCTGGAGGCGATTCTTTCCTGA
- a CDS encoding cytidylate kinase-like family protein — MATYPDETLDKIIEKQIKRWQVDQKKKYKKPVRPVITISRLPGANASQIAKQLSEDLKIDAFDQEIIEEIAKNTNASKKVVATLDEQDSGIVKEWLAFLSTERQVWPYEYIEQLTRVISTIGAHGHAVILGRGASYILPKEVCLRVLVVAPMEMRIQNVAKAYGVSKKAAQKNVMRTESDRKAFIRRYFHADMLDPMNYDLVINMENCSVPVAKGIIKEAFNNRNWYDFSIDKMRR; from the coding sequence ATGGCTACGTATCCTGATGAAACACTAGACAAGATCATCGAGAAGCAGATCAAGCGGTGGCAGGTGGACCAGAAGAAGAAGTACAAGAAACCGGTCCGTCCGGTGATCACCATTTCGAGGCTGCCCGGTGCCAATGCCTCGCAGATCGCAAAGCAGCTCTCGGAAGACCTGAAGATTGATGCTTTCGATCAGGAGATCATCGAAGAGATCGCCAAGAACACGAATGCGAGCAAAAAGGTCGTTGCAACCCTGGACGAGCAGGACAGCGGCATCGTGAAGGAGTGGCTCGCCTTCCTCTCGACGGAGCGCCAGGTTTGGCCCTATGAATACATCGAGCAGTTGACCCGGGTGATCAGCACCATCGGCGCCCACGGCCACGCCGTGATTCTCGGCAGGGGGGCCAGCTACATCCTGCCCAAGGAGGTATGCCTCCGCGTGCTGGTGGTCGCTCCGATGGAGATGAGGATCCAGAACGTGGCGAAGGCCTACGGCGTTTCCAAGAAGGCGGCCCAGAAGAACGTCATGCGGACGGAATCGGACCGCAAGGCCTTTATCCGCCGCTACTTCCATGCCGACATGCTGGATCCCATGAATTACGACCTGGTGATCAACATGGAAAACTGCAGCGTTCCCGTCGCCAAGGGAATCATCAAGGAGGCCTTCAACAACCGGAACTGGTACGATTTCTCCATCGACAAGATGAGACGGTAG
- a CDS encoding sigma-54 dependent transcriptional regulator codes for MDDELNMRLVLQAMLKKEGLDVLLAADGLEALKALKREEVSAVVTDLKMPKLDGMGLLDAIRQDHPGLPVIMITAYGTIATAVDALKKGAFDYITKPFEQDEIKNVIRKAIQTKTLDDSEFVPGPGEMDHGGIIGRGEAMTELFETIRRVAPTTTTVLITGETGTGKELAAQAIHLNSTRKANPFLKINCAAIPENLMESELFGHEKGSFTGAVVSKPGRFELAHKGTLFLDEIGELSRDMQVKILRVIQEQEFERVGGLRTIKVDVRLIAATNRNLQQEVKEGRFREDLYYRLNVFPICIPPLRERREDIPTLVDFFIQKFNRKLERTIQGADGALLDVFRRYDWPGNVREMENVMERLVLMASKDTLCAEYLPPELRSAAQEAAVPGRGDQKEPVKKLIKEQSEEIERQMILSVLESCGYNVTHAARELGMSRKGLQLKMIKYNLRKGT; via the coding sequence GTGGACGATGAGCTGAACATGCGGCTGGTCCTGCAGGCCATGCTGAAGAAGGAAGGCCTCGACGTCCTCCTCGCCGCGGACGGCCTCGAAGCGCTGAAGGCTCTCAAGAGGGAGGAGGTCTCGGCGGTCGTCACGGACCTGAAAATGCCGAAGCTGGACGGGATGGGTCTGCTCGACGCGATCCGGCAGGACCACCCCGGCCTGCCGGTCATCATGATCACCGCCTACGGCACGATTGCGACGGCCGTGGACGCCCTTAAAAAGGGCGCCTTCGATTACATCACGAAACCGTTCGAGCAGGACGAGATCAAGAACGTGATCCGGAAGGCGATCCAGACCAAGACCCTGGACGACAGCGAGTTCGTTCCCGGGCCGGGAGAGATGGACCACGGGGGCATCATCGGCCGGGGGGAGGCCATGACGGAGCTGTTCGAGACGATCCGCCGCGTCGCCCCGACGACGACGACGGTCCTGATCACCGGGGAGACCGGCACGGGCAAGGAGTTGGCCGCCCAGGCGATCCACCTGAACAGCACCCGGAAAGCCAACCCCTTCCTGAAGATCAACTGCGCCGCCATCCCGGAAAACCTCATGGAGAGCGAGCTGTTCGGTCACGAGAAGGGCTCCTTCACGGGGGCCGTGGTGAGCAAGCCGGGGCGCTTCGAGCTGGCCCACAAGGGAACCCTGTTCCTGGACGAGATCGGCGAGCTGTCCCGGGACATGCAGGTCAAGATCCTGCGGGTGATCCAGGAGCAGGAATTCGAGCGGGTGGGCGGACTCCGGACGATCAAGGTGGACGTCCGGCTGATCGCCGCGACAAACCGGAACCTGCAGCAGGAGGTAAAGGAGGGCCGCTTCCGGGAGGATCTCTACTACCGCCTGAACGTCTTTCCGATCTGTATCCCACCGCTCCGGGAGCGCCGGGAGGACATTCCCACCCTGGTGGACTTTTTCATCCAGAAGTTCAACCGCAAGCTCGAGCGGACCATCCAGGGAGCGGACGGGGCGCTCCTGGACGTCTTCCGGCGCTACGACTGGCCGGGAAACGTGCGGGAAATGGAAAACGTCATGGAGCGGCTCGTGCTCATGGCCTCGAAGGACACGCTGTGCGCGGAATACCTTCCGCCCGAGCTGAGATCGGCCGCCCAGGAGGCCGCGGTCCCCGGAAGGGGCGACCAGAAGGAGCCGGTCAAGAAGCTCATCAAGGAGCAGTCCGAGGAGATCGAGCGGCAGATGATCCTTTCGGTCCTGGAATCCTGCGGATACAACGTCACCCATGCCGCCCGGGAGCTGGGGATGAGCCGCAAGGGGCTGCAACTCAAGATGATCAAGTACAACCTGAGGAAAGGAACCTGA
- a CDS encoding ATP-binding protein — protein sequence MEIFTLAAVSLIISISILLRRDRGPILLSFAALCFTVFLHKWGQFFGQVTPAEFWNAVSFLGLLGIPPLAVAFFQNLVKDRRVLRRRDAAVTALVSLALGAASFTPFRERYSFTLALEIYVIGILLVCLAALILFTLRRMAGPEKKRFLYLTLACTAAFLLSMADLFQHLHGAFPPLSNIFIAVLLYFVLMFVTHTQMAELREIMARTLFLAIITITLTLMAWAILRLFSAETTPPFTHLMVASFLIVIAIEPLREILKKLFTLLFPHSRELLRSLFAFDEKLEREKSLLLEEMAPVFAHEIRNPLGSIKGAAQYLRSEVNSEENLKLLDVIIEEVNRLNRVVSQFLNFARPYRPDLKPQDINRVIERAVDVIRANILSEKIAIQTDLRPELPVVNADPEQLVQVILNIAMNAIEAMPEGGTLTLRTRRIESDEGDTVAITIRDTGPGIRREDMKNIFKPFFTTKERGVGLGLAICQRIMRGHGGHIRAKSLPGRGSIFIIRVGLPS from the coding sequence ATGGAAATATTCACTCTGGCAGCCGTTTCGCTGATCATCAGCATCTCCATTCTCCTGCGGAGAGACAGGGGGCCGATCCTCCTGTCCTTCGCGGCCCTCTGCTTCACGGTCTTCCTGCACAAGTGGGGTCAGTTCTTCGGGCAGGTGACGCCGGCCGAATTCTGGAACGCCGTCTCCTTTCTGGGACTCCTGGGAATCCCGCCCCTGGCGGTGGCCTTCTTTCAGAACCTCGTGAAGGACCGGCGCGTCCTCCGCCGGCGGGACGCGGCCGTGACGGCCCTGGTCAGCCTCGCCCTCGGCGCGGCGTCCTTCACGCCGTTCCGCGAGCGCTACTCCTTCACCCTGGCCCTGGAAATCTACGTCATCGGGATCCTGCTGGTCTGCCTGGCGGCCCTGATCCTTTTCACCCTCCGCCGCATGGCGGGACCGGAGAAGAAGCGGTTTCTCTACCTGACGCTGGCCTGCACGGCCGCGTTTCTCCTGAGCATGGCGGACCTGTTCCAGCACCTCCACGGAGCGTTCCCGCCCCTCTCCAACATCTTCATCGCCGTCCTGCTCTATTTCGTCCTGATGTTCGTCACCCATACCCAGATGGCGGAGCTCCGGGAGATCATGGCCCGGACGCTGTTCCTGGCGATCATCACGATCACGCTCACCCTGATGGCCTGGGCGATCCTGAGGCTGTTCTCCGCGGAAACGACCCCGCCCTTCACCCACCTGATGGTGGCCAGTTTCCTCATCGTCATCGCCATCGAGCCCCTCCGGGAGATCCTGAAGAAGCTCTTCACTCTCCTGTTTCCGCACAGCCGGGAGCTGCTGCGGTCCCTCTTCGCCTTCGACGAGAAGCTCGAGCGGGAGAAGTCCCTCCTCCTGGAGGAGATGGCCCCGGTCTTCGCCCACGAGATCCGGAACCCCCTGGGGTCCATCAAGGGCGCCGCCCAGTACCTGCGCTCGGAGGTCAACTCGGAGGAGAACCTGAAACTGCTGGACGTCATCATCGAGGAAGTGAACCGGCTCAACCGGGTCGTGTCGCAATTCCTCAATTTCGCCCGTCCCTACCGGCCCGACCTGAAGCCCCAGGACATCAACCGCGTCATCGAGCGGGCCGTGGACGTCATCCGGGCCAACATCCTGTCCGAAAAGATCGCGATCCAGACGGACCTCCGCCCCGAGCTGCCGGTAGTCAACGCCGACCCGGAGCAACTGGTCCAGGTCATCCTCAACATCGCCATGAACGCCATCGAGGCCATGCCGGAAGGGGGAACCCTGACGCTCCGCACCCGGCGGATCGAAAGCGACGAGGGAGACACAGTGGCCATCACGATCCGGGACACGGGACCGGGAATCCGCCGGGAAGACATGAAAAACATCTTCAAGCCATTCTTTACGACCAAGGAGCGGGGGGTCGGCCTGGGGCTGGCCATCTGCCAGCGGATCATGCGGGGGCACGGCGGCCACATCCGGGCCAAGTCCCTCCCGGGCCGGGGAAGCATCTTCATCATCCGGGTCGGCCTTCCCTCATAG
- a CDS encoding ACP S-malonyltransferase, with the protein MRDSCIAVVFPGQGCQRPGMGRDFHEAFAVSRQAFEEASDALGWDVAALCFADDERIHRTEYTQPCILVTETAMCRAFREMTGLDPALFAGHSLGEFTALVAAGVLSLSDAVRIVRERGRLMQKAVPEGGAMVAVIAGALDPGAVRQVLEGLPVDVANVNSPRQIVLSGLKEGVEEAVARLRDTLDGEGCRFVPLTVSAPFHSRFMKSAEAPLECALQEVRSRMVPEAAPRVASNAGGGFHEACGDTVIRNLVRQVSGTVRWVDNMQAVASRADSIFEIGPGRPLRDFFRALDVGCTSVSTLSAVRRLCEAENSASRLRNATMS; encoded by the coding sequence ATGCGGGATTCATGCATCGCCGTTGTATTTCCCGGACAGGGGTGCCAGCGGCCCGGAATGGGCCGGGACTTTCACGAGGCCTTTGCCGTCAGCCGTCAGGCTTTCGAAGAGGCGTCGGATGCCCTGGGGTGGGATGTGGCGGCCTTGTGCTTTGCCGATGATGAACGGATTCACCGCACGGAGTACACGCAGCCCTGCATCCTCGTGACGGAGACGGCCATGTGCCGGGCCTTCCGCGAAATGACCGGCCTGGACCCAGCCCTCTTCGCCGGCCACAGCCTCGGGGAATTCACCGCCCTGGTGGCGGCGGGCGTGCTCTCGTTGTCCGACGCCGTCCGGATCGTCCGGGAGCGGGGACGGCTGATGCAGAAGGCCGTTCCGGAGGGCGGAGCCATGGTGGCCGTCATCGCGGGCGCCCTGGATCCCGGGGCCGTCCGGCAGGTGCTGGAAGGGCTCCCGGTGGACGTGGCGAACGTGAACTCCCCGCGTCAGATCGTGCTCAGCGGGCTGAAGGAAGGAGTCGAGGAGGCCGTCGCCCGGCTTCGGGACACCCTGGACGGCGAGGGGTGCCGGTTCGTGCCCCTGACGGTGAGCGCCCCGTTTCACAGCCGCTTCATGAAATCCGCGGAGGCCCCCCTCGAATGCGCCCTGCAGGAGGTCCGGTCCCGGATGGTTCCGGAAGCGGCGCCGCGCGTGGCCTCGAATGCCGGAGGCGGCTTTCACGAGGCCTGCGGCGACACCGTGATCCGGAACCTGGTGCGGCAGGTGAGCGGCACGGTCCGGTGGGTGGACAACATGCAGGCCGTGGCGTCCCGGGCGGACTCGATTTTCGAGATCGGGCCGGGGAGGCCGCTCCGTGATTTTTTCCGGGCCCTGGACGTCGGATGCACGTCCGTTTCCACGCTGTCGGCTGTCCGCAGGCTGTGCGAAGCGGAAAACAGCGCCTCCCGCCTGCGGAACGCAACCATGTCATGA
- a CDS encoding acyl-CoA dehydrogenase family protein encodes MDFNLDDNQQMLVESVRRFVRSEILPGILERERKDAFPWDIIRKIWNMGIMNLTVPPSVGGSGVDVLTGALIIRELACGDAGIATSAMCNDLANAVIAFHGSPQQQERFLGPFVGAPLLASFCLTEPGAGSDNSAMSTFIRKEENGGYRLNGTKCFITNASHASQFTVFCKLEKPAGRFLSCVIVPLPEAPGEGDGGTPERREIDLPGGGRVTVGKPEDKLGIRLSNTASVTFEDVVVRADQVIGDRRLGFSYIVDVLDYARPMVAAIALGTARRALDLTLAYTRERKQFGSRICDLPVARETLVAMWKKTELAELALLKAAVKVQERASDRGLYASLAKNAAAEAALYCSAEGLHLHGGYGFTNEYEIAKLARDAHILDIYEGVREVQHMIMGREIV; translated from the coding sequence ATGGACTTCAACCTTGACGACAACCAGCAGATGCTCGTGGAATCGGTCCGCCGCTTCGTCCGGAGCGAGATCCTTCCGGGGATCCTCGAAAGGGAGCGGAAGGACGCCTTTCCCTGGGACATCATCCGCAAAATCTGGAACATGGGCATCATGAACCTGACCGTTCCCCCGTCCGTCGGAGGAAGCGGCGTGGACGTCCTCACGGGCGCCCTCATCATCCGAGAGCTCGCCTGCGGTGACGCGGGCATCGCCACGTCGGCCATGTGCAACGACCTGGCCAACGCCGTCATCGCCTTTCACGGGAGCCCACAGCAGCAGGAGCGTTTCCTCGGACCCTTTGTCGGAGCGCCCCTGCTCGCGTCCTTCTGCCTGACGGAGCCCGGTGCCGGGTCGGACAACTCGGCCATGTCGACATTCATCCGCAAGGAGGAAAACGGCGGCTATCGCCTCAACGGCACCAAGTGCTTCATCACCAACGCGTCCCATGCCTCCCAGTTCACGGTCTTCTGCAAACTGGAAAAGCCCGCCGGACGCTTCCTGTCCTGCGTGATCGTACCGCTCCCGGAGGCGCCGGGGGAGGGGGACGGCGGGACGCCTGAGCGGAGGGAGATCGACCTTCCGGGAGGGGGCCGCGTCACCGTCGGGAAGCCCGAGGACAAGCTGGGCATCCGGCTGTCGAACACGGCGTCCGTGACGTTCGAGGACGTGGTCGTCCGGGCGGACCAGGTGATCGGGGACCGGAGGCTCGGCTTTTCTTATATTGTCGATGTACTCGACTACGCCCGGCCGATGGTGGCGGCCATCGCCCTCGGCACGGCGCGCCGCGCCCTCGACCTGACCCTGGCCTACACGCGGGAGCGCAAGCAGTTCGGCAGCCGCATCTGCGACCTCCCGGTGGCCCGGGAGACCCTGGTGGCAATGTGGAAGAAGACGGAGCTGGCGGAGCTGGCCCTCCTGAAGGCCGCTGTAAAAGTCCAGGAGCGGGCGTCCGACCGTGGTCTCTACGCTTCCCTGGCGAAAAACGCCGCGGCGGAGGCGGCCCTGTACTGCTCCGCGGAGGGCCTGCATCTGCACGGCGGTTACGGGTTCACGAACGAGTACGAGATCGCCAAGCTCGCCCGGGACGCCCATATCCTCGACATCTACGAGGGCGTCCGGGAGGTTCAGCACATGATCATGGGCCGGGAGATCGTCTGA
- a CDS encoding ketoacyl-ACP synthase III produces the protein MPLYLHGLGHFHPENEITNRFLEELDIGTTEDWILERVGILSRRTILPLDYIRETKNRDIREAYDAAPFGNARTGALAARMAIERAGITPGDIGLVISGGSAPDSLTPAEAASIAGMLGIDAPCFDLNSACTSFGMQVAFISRMDPGQLPDYVLLVNPENLTRSVDYSDRATAVLFGDGSAAAVLSATVPSRTAVEGCESCSKPSAWEKVSIPRTGHFTQDGNAVQGFAIRRTTESLQGMRREGAENGGRLLFVGHQANLGMLQTVCTRAGIREDDHWHNVEHFGNTGAAGAPSVLSQRWEDLRPGDRVAVALVGAGLTWTSMELHVRGTA, from the coding sequence ATGCCTCTGTATCTGCACGGCCTGGGACACTTTCACCCGGAGAACGAAATCACCAACCGGTTCCTGGAGGAGCTGGACATCGGCACCACGGAGGATTGGATCCTGGAGCGGGTGGGAATCCTCTCCAGGCGGACGATCCTGCCGCTGGACTATATCCGTGAGACGAAGAACCGGGACATCCGGGAGGCCTACGACGCAGCGCCCTTCGGGAATGCCAGGACGGGAGCCCTGGCGGCCCGGATGGCCATCGAGCGGGCCGGGATCACGCCCGGGGACATAGGCCTGGTGATCTCCGGCGGCTCCGCCCCGGACTCCCTGACCCCGGCGGAGGCGGCGAGCATCGCCGGCATGCTGGGAATCGACGCCCCCTGCTTCGATCTCAACTCCGCCTGCACGAGCTTCGGCATGCAGGTGGCCTTCATCTCCCGCATGGATCCCGGGCAATTGCCGGATTACGTCCTCCTGGTCAACCCGGAGAACCTGACGCGCTCCGTCGACTACTCGGACCGGGCCACGGCCGTCCTGTTCGGGGACGGAAGCGCGGCGGCCGTTCTTTCCGCGACGGTTCCCTCGCGGACGGCCGTCGAGGGCTGCGAGTCCTGTTCAAAGCCCTCGGCCTGGGAAAAGGTGAGCATACCCCGGACGGGCCATTTCACCCAGGACGGGAACGCCGTCCAGGGGTTTGCCATTCGCCGGACCACGGAGTCCCTCCAGGGCATGCGCCGCGAGGGAGCGGAGAACGGCGGCCGCCTGCTCTTCGTCGGCCACCAGGCCAACCTGGGGATGCTGCAGACCGTCTGTACCCGGGCGGGAATCCGGGAAGACGACCACTGGCACAACGTGGAGCATTTCGGAAACACGGGTGCGGCGGGGGCACCTTCGGTCCTCAGCCAGCGCTGGGAAGACCTCCGGCCGGGGGACCGGGTTGCCGTGGCGCTGGTGGGCGCCGGCCTGACCTGGACCTCCATGGAGCTGCATGTGAGGGGGACCGCATGA
- the fabA gene encoding bifunctional 3-hydroxydecanoyl-ACP dehydratase/trans-2-decenoyl-ACP isomerase — translation MTYREFMERSRFDLEHLLAFAHGNLVEDPPAGFDARLPAPPFLMMDRILSITAGGRGGRIVAEQDIRPDTWYFQCHFRNDPVQPGCLGVDAIWQLLGFFCAWRGGLGSGRALGCGEIDFGGQIRPYSRLVRYEIDVKRFSRLKESEASIVIGDGTVFVDGEPVYRVAGARTGLFRDIAYRDYPHRSTRSAGGTAKGGTV, via the coding sequence ATGACCTATCGGGAATTCATGGAACGGAGCCGCTTCGACCTGGAGCACCTGCTGGCTTTCGCCCACGGCAACCTGGTGGAGGACCCGCCGGCGGGATTCGACGCCCGCCTGCCCGCCCCGCCGTTTCTCATGATGGACCGCATCCTCTCCATCACGGCCGGCGGTCGCGGGGGGCGCATCGTGGCGGAGCAGGACATCCGCCCGGATACCTGGTACTTCCAGTGCCACTTCCGGAATGACCCGGTGCAGCCGGGCTGCCTTGGCGTGGACGCGATCTGGCAGCTCCTGGGATTCTTCTGCGCCTGGCGCGGCGGCCTGGGATCGGGCCGGGCCCTGGGGTGCGGGGAGATCGACTTTGGCGGCCAGATCCGTCCCTACAGCCGCCTGGTCCGCTACGAGATTGACGTGAAACGCTTTTCCCGGCTCAAGGAGTCGGAGGCGAGCATCGTAATCGGGGACGGAACCGTCTTCGTGGACGGGGAGCCGGTGTACCGGGTCGCCGGTGCACGGACGGGACTGTTCCGGGACATCGCCTACCGGGACTATCCACACCGCTCTACCCGGTCGGCAGGGGGAACGGCAAAAGGAGGAACGGTATGA
- a CDS encoding 3-oxoacyl-ACP reductase family protein — protein MNGKPVAIVTGGGTGIGAACCRALAADGFCVGVHYRSSITPAMQLIEEMGDGFLLHADLADPEQVEAMVRKIKEIAGKVDVLVNNAGVSINAPIHGMNLDQFDAQRSLMRGIWYFTKRVIRLFMLRNGGGRIINISSVVGSTGNAGQIAYCMEKAAMDAFTRSLAKECSGRNILVNSVAPGFIETDMTAGLPEEVRTKILADIPLERMGRPEEVAEVISFLSRRGSYVTGSVIHVNGGLYGG, from the coding sequence ATGAACGGAAAACCGGTGGCCATCGTGACCGGGGGCGGGACGGGCATCGGCGCGGCCTGCTGCCGCGCCCTGGCCGCCGACGGCTTCTGCGTGGGGGTCCACTACCGCAGCAGCATCACCCCGGCGATGCAGCTCATCGAGGAGATGGGCGATGGCTTTCTTCTCCACGCCGACCTGGCCGACCCGGAGCAGGTGGAGGCCATGGTCCGGAAAATCAAGGAGATCGCCGGGAAGGTGGACGTCCTGGTGAACAACGCCGGCGTTTCCATCAACGCGCCGATCCACGGGATGAACCTCGACCAGTTTGACGCCCAGCGGTCCCTGATGCGGGGGATCTGGTACTTCACCAAGCGGGTGATCCGCCTGTTCATGCTGCGAAACGGCGGCGGGCGCATCATCAACATCTCCAGCGTCGTCGGGTCCACGGGGAACGCCGGCCAGATCGCCTACTGCATGGAAAAGGCCGCCATGGACGCGTTCACGCGCTCCCTGGCGAAGGAGTGCTCCGGGAGAAACATCCTGGTCAACTCCGTGGCCCCCGGGTTCATCGAGACGGACATGACCGCGGGCCTCCCGGAGGAGGTCCGGACGAAGATCCTGGCGGACATTCCCCTGGAGCGGATGGGCCGTCCCGAGGAGGTCGCCGAGGTCATCTCGTTTTTGTCCCGCAGGGGCTCCTACGTGACCGGCTCGGTGATTCACGTCAACGGGGGGCTCTATGGCGGCTGA
- a CDS encoding beta-hydroxyacyl-ACP dehydratase — protein MAADALLRARVLEAVPQRPPFRFIDNIHELDENRIVGSYRFRADEFFYAGHFPGRPVTPGVILVEAMAQVGVVALGLSLAMTDGREGTGSLTTLFTLVEGVEFKGVVHPGERVVTVGEKIYFRRGTLKSRVAMTRENGEEVCSGILAGMGVVLHEA, from the coding sequence ATGGCGGCTGATGCGCTTCTTCGGGCCCGGGTGCTGGAGGCCGTGCCGCAGCGCCCGCCGTTCCGCTTCATCGACAACATCCACGAGCTGGACGAGAACCGGATCGTGGGCTCGTACCGCTTCCGGGCGGACGAGTTCTTCTATGCCGGGCATTTCCCGGGCCGTCCGGTCACGCCCGGCGTGATCCTCGTGGAGGCCATGGCCCAGGTGGGAGTGGTCGCCCTGGGGCTGTCCCTGGCGATGACGGACGGCCGGGAGGGCACCGGGTCCCTGACGACCCTCTTCACCCTGGTGGAGGGGGTGGAATTCAAGGGAGTGGTGCATCCCGGGGAGCGGGTCGTGACGGTGGGGGAAAAGATCTACTTCCGCAGGGGGACCCTGAAGTCCAGGGTCGCCATGACGCGGGAGAACGGGGAGGAAGTCTGCTCCGGCATCCTGGCCGGAATGGGGGTGGTGCTACATGAAGCGTAG